The nucleotide sequence AGGCTGTCAATCACATCGTACAAAGCATAAGTGTAATCTTCCTTTTCATGTATTGCATACAGCGTTCTGGCCTGTTCCAGTGTCATACTGTAATTTTCAGACAACAGCTTCTCCAGATCCATCAGCATTTTATCGTATTCTGCTGTGGCTCCGGCCTTGACCGCATCAGAAACATTTTTATCATATCTGCCCAGACCGCAAATCAGCGCGTTCAGTGCTTCCGGATGCATATTCTGTTCCCGGTACATATAATAATTCCGGAACTGCTGCTGTACATAAGCAGTATATTTTGCCTTATTATACAGTTCTTCGTCCGCTGCTTTTACCTTGGCTCCCTGGGTAAAACAGGTATATGCTTCCACATAGTCCCCCTGCTCATAATACTTCTTCGCATTTGCCACATCTATGGTATAACCTACCTGGGTGGTAATCAGATTAATCAGAATTACCAGCGAAACGCCCACCAGCATGATGAGGAATACCGGTTTCTTCGGCAGCGGTTTGGTTTTTATTACTGTTTTTGGCTCTTTCGGCTTCTTTTCTTTCTTCGGCTTCGCTGCTTTTTCCTGGGCCTTCTGAGCTTTCTTCTCTTCTCTTTCTTTCTTTTTCTGTGCTTTCTTCTCTGCCTTTTCTTTTTTCTTCTGAGCCTTCCGGGCTTTGGCGTCATCTTCCTGCTTTCCTTTTTTCCTTTCCAGTTCCCTCAGAATATCAATATTTTCATCCGAAATATTCTCAATATCTCCGATTTCCGGAATTTTATCCTCTTCGCTTACTTCCACTTCCTCTTCGCCAAATAAGGCCAGGGACAGTCGTTTAAAGAATCCGGGCTTTTCATCGCCCTTTTCTCCTTTTTCTCCCTTTTTCCCTTTTTTCTTCTTTTTGCCTTTTCCAGGCTCTTCGTCCTCTTCCGACAGAACTTCGTCCAGTTTTTCCTGCTCTTCTGTGTTCTTTTTGCCGGCTTCCCTGCCCTCTTCCATCTCGTCCAGTCCCAGCCCGTCAATTTCTCTGGACAGTTCCATAGCCATGGATTCCATTTCATCCATGGGCATGTCACCCTCCTTTGGAGCTTCATTATCCGGCGCTGCCGCCATATCTTCTTCCATTTCAGGAATCATATCATCCAGCGGTTCCATACCAAAGGATTCGTCATTGCCTTCATCCATGGTGTTAATCATGAAATCCTGTTCTCCGTCGCCAAAATCCGTACTGATTTCGTCCAGGTTCGATTCCTCATCTGAAAAATTCTGCAGAGATTCCTCGATGGGCAGATCTCCTTCTCCCAGGGTATCCACTTCTCCCGGCTCATCTTCTCCTCCGAAAGTGTCAAAATCCCCGAACGTATCCAGGTTCCCGAAATCATCAGGAGCTCCAAAGGCATCCATTTCCTCCGGCTCATCCATGGTGTTCTGTTTCACATTGTTCACAATATGGTCGATATCTTCCATATCGAAATCCATACTTCTGTCTTCCGCGAAATCTTCTTCCGGTTTATTCCTGCTTTTCTCAAACTCCATCAGAAAATCATTTTCATCATCTTCTGAAAAGGAATTATTAAATTCTTCTAAAAAATCTTCCTCTGTTTCCTGAATATCTTCCGGACTGTCTTCCACTCCCCGCAATAATCTGTCCAGGTAATCTTCTCTCTCGTTCAAAGATTCCACCTCCGGTGCTTTCATTATTTATACGGCGTATCATATCTTTCAATATTATATCATAATCATTTTCATTATACAAATTATTTTTAGTTCTTAAAACTGTGCACCGGCGCAGGTATTCTGCCGCCGCGGCTGATAAAGGCCTCGCAGCCGAATTTATTGACAGGCATTACAGGCGCATGGCCCAGAAGTCCGCCAAACTCCACCGTATCGCCCACATTTTTTCCGATTACGGGAATCAGGCGCACAGCAGTGGTTTTCTGGTTAATCATACCAATAGCCATTTCATCTGCAATCACACCGGAAATTACAGAGGCGGGTACGTCCCCTGGAATGGCTATCATATCAAGTCCCACGGAACATACGCAGGTCATGGCTTCCAGTTTCTCCAGCGTCAGCGCTCCGGCTTCCACCGCGTCAATCATTCCCTGGTCCTCACTGACCGGAATAAATGCCCCGCTTAATCCTCCCACATAGGAGGAGGCCATAATTCCGCCTTTTTTTACCTGGTCATTCAATAACGCAAGGGCGGCCGTAGTACCTGGCGCACCGGCATATTCCAGACCGATTTCTTCCAGTATTTCAGCTACGGAATCACCGATGGCCGGCGTGGGCGCCAGAGATAAATCTATAATTCCAAAGGGTATTCCCATTCTTCTGCTGGCTTCCTGAGCCACAAGCTGTCCCACACGAGTGATTTTAAAGGCTGTCTTTTTGATGGTTTCGCAGAGCACCTCAAAATTCTCATTCCGCACCTGCTCCAGAGCCTTTTTCACAACGCCCGGCCCGGAAACTCCCACGTTAATAATGGCGTCTGCTTCCGTGACTCCGTGGAATGCCCCTGCCATAAACGGATTGTCGTCGGGTGCATTGCAGAAAATCACCAGCTTTGCGCAGCCCAGAGAATCATTTTCCTTCGTATATTCTGCTGTCTGAAGCACAATCTCACCCATGAGCTTCACTGCATCCATATTAATACCGGTTTTTGTGGAGCCTACATTGACGGAGCTGCAGACGCGCTCTGTCTCTCCAAGAGCCATCGGAATGGAACGAATCAGATTCTCATCTCCCTTTGTCATTCCTTTTGACACCAGTGCGGAATAACCGCCGATAAAATTCACACCTACTGTTTTGGCCGCCCTGTCCAGTGTTCTGGCAATAGATACAAAATCCTCCGGCGTCCGGCAGGCTGTCTGTCCCACCAGTGCAATGGGGGTTACGGAAATCCGTTTATTTACAATGGGAATACAGTAATTCCGCTGGATTTCTTCTCCTGTCTCCACCAGACCGGCTGCTGTTGCGGTAATTTTTTTATAAATATTTTCATTTAATTTTTCCAGATCAGAATCCATACAGTCCAGCAGGCTGATACCCAGAGTAATGGTGCGGACGTCCAGATTTTCCTGCTCTATCATTTTATTGGTTTCTTTTACTTCCCAGATATTTATCATTGTGCCGCTCCTTAAATTCTGTGCATTTTATTAAATATTTCTTCCCTCTGACATTTGATGGACACGCCGATGTTCTCTCCCACCTGCTCCAGTTCTCCGGCACACTGGTCAAAGGAATTGGTTGCATTACTCATATCCACAATCATCATCATATTAAAAAATCCCTGTACTATGGTCTGACTGATATCCAGTATATTAATGTCATGTTCTGCCAGATATGTACATACCCCGGCAATGATTCCCACGGTATCTTTTCCTACAACTGTAATAATTGTTCTGTCTGTTTTCTTTTCCATTCTTTCCTCCAGTTCTTAAAATTCAATAATATCGGAAACCATATCGCGTCTGGCCACATAAATAGGAAAATCTCCTGCATGGTAGGGATTATCTGCAAGATCTATTTCCAGACGTACCGTCTCATAGGCCAGCTTTTCGTAATTATTCTCCTTACTTAAATGCCCCAGAATCACTGCTTTAAAATTATCGTGAAGCACCTCGCTCAGCAACCGTCCGGACAGTTCATTGGACAGATGGCCCCGGTCTCCCAGAATCCGCTGCTTCAGATAGTAGGGATAAGTGCCCACCTGCAGCATATGTACGTCATGATTGGCTTCCAGCAGCAGCACATCCAGATGCTGCAGCCTTTCTATAATATAGTCATCATATCTTCCCAAATCTGTCATAACCGCCATGGATTTTGACCCATGGCGGAGAATAAATGCAGTGGGCATTGCGGCATCATGGGAAATAGACACGGGATTTATTCGGATATCTCCCAGAGTAAATTCCCGGTCCGGTTCAATTTCCCGAAAGAGTTCTTCCGGTATCTGCCCTGTGGTTTTACACTTTAAAATAGCTTCCCAGGTTCCCCTTGTGGTATAAATGGGAATTCCGTACCGTCTGGCTATCACCCCCAGGCCGCTGATATGGTCGGAGTGCTCATGGGTAATCAGAATACCGTCCGCATCCTTTGCTGTGTGTCCGATTTCATTCAGTCCCTGCTCCACCCGCTTCCCGCTGATTCCCGTATCAATCAGCAGGCTGGTGGTATCTGTTCCTGCAAAAATGCAGTTTCCGCTGCTGCCGCTGGCAATGCTGCACAGTTTCATGTTCTCTAATCCTCCCAGTAAATTTCAATCACATCTCCATACTGGAGAGGAGCGGTATAAGAAGGCATTGCATTATTCAGTCTGGTAACAATGGCCCTTCCGTTTCCTGCGTTCAAATCAAAGGATATTGCGTCAAATACATCCACAAATACATAGGACGATTTGCCGGTGAGAGTAACTGCCGCATTGTTTACAATTACCTGCAGGGAAACCGTTTCCGGTTTCGCCTTTACCGTCTTCACTTCCGGTTTCTTTATTATAGTGGGCCGGATATCACTTTCCACCGTCTGCTGAGACTGGAGAAACTTTTCTTCCAGTTCTTCCTGGGTCAGTTCCCGCTCCTCCGGCTGAAATTCTGAATCCTCCGGCTTTACAGGCTCCGTCTGAATTGCTGATTCTTCCTGTTTTACCGGTTCCGGCCGGGATTCTGCTTCAGGCGCTTCCGCTTTCACCGGCTCCGGCTGTGGTTCTGCTTTGGGCGCTTCACTTTTCACCGGCTCCGGCTGTGGTTCTGCTTTGGGCGCTTCACTTTTCACCGGCTCCGGCTGTGGTTCTGCTTTGGGCGTTTCGCTTTTTACTGATTCCGGCCGGGATTCTGCTTTAGATGCTTCGCTTTTCACCGATTCCGGCCGGGCTTTTGCCTCTGCTGTTTCCGCTTTCTCCGGCTCAGACTGAGAGTCTTCTGCTATCACCGGTTCCGGAACTTCCGGTTCGGAAAGTACTCCTTCTTCCATTACCAGCGGTTCGGAACGTTTATACACATTCTCAATCTCTGACGGGGGCGTCCGATAAGAAATCACATCCCATTCCACAGAAAAATTCTCATAAACCAGCGTGTCCAGATCTGCCGGCTTATTATTTACCAGAATTTCGCTGTCCATATCAATTTCCACGTCCATAAATTCCATAATCTGGGCTACTGTATAGAAATTGCGCATTTCCACCCAGTCGTTTTCCTGTATTTCATAATAAGGCGGCTCCAGACTGCCGTTTACTTCTGCAAATCTGGGACAGGTAATCATCCTTCCGTTTACTTCAAAGGTAATGACTACTCTTCCGTATTCCTCCAGTTCTTCCAGACGGCAGACTGCCGCCTCTCCCATGGTGGAAGGCTCAATTACAATATCGCTGTTGGGCTCCAGTGTAGCATTGATACTGGTCACTCTGCCATTGACACGGACTACCGCGGACTCTCCGGGCTCCCCGCGGACAATCCGCTTTTTCCCGTTGACATAGAAATTAATTTCCTTTCCTCTTCGGGGGAACAGCTGCTCGTTGGGGAAGCCCGCCCGCAAAGCGGCGTCCACAATGGTCAGTTTATTATTGTCATATAATTTAATCCGTTCCCCGTTAAACCGTACAAATACAAAATTATTTTTCTGGTCATAATAACTGATACAGATACCGATGGGCGTTACCAGCAGTGGATCCTTTTTAATTTCCGGCTGTTCAAAATGGATTTCCTGCAGCACTTCTTCCCCTCTCAGCGCCACGCGCTCCAGAGGCAGTTCCAGTTCTTCCGCCAGGTGCTCCACGAATCCATGGACTTTTCCGCCGCCGCCTACCACAAAGGTGGCGCTTACGGTTTCCCCGCCGTTGAGTTCTTTGATTTTAGATGCAATATCTTCTGTCAGATTATACACCAGAGGCTGAATCAGATCCCATACTTCCTCTGCAGTCACCGTATGTTTAATCATCATGATATCCTGATATTCAATTTCTTTTTCCGTGGTGGAGCTGAGCTTGATGTGCTCCGCTGTCTTAAAGTCTACCAGATAATGCTGTACCAGCAGTTCCGTAATCTCATCTCCGGCACAGGGTATCATGCCGTAGGCAATGATGCTTCCGTCCCTGGTAACGGAAATATCGCTGGTTCCCGCTCCCACGTCTACCAGAGCAATATTCAGCATCCGGAACGTTTCCGGAATGGCCACATTGATGGCGGCGATAGGCTCCAGCGTAAGGCTGGCAACCTTCAGACCTGCAAGGCCTACGGCTGAATACAGACCGTCCACCACGTCTTCCGGCAGGAAGGTTACAATAATATCCGCACTGATAACTTCTGCCTTATGGCCTTCCAGATTGGAAAAAATATCTCCGTTCAGGTAATATTTTACCACGGAATATCCCACACAGTAGAATTTAAAATTGGTATCGTTATTTTCATTTAAAATCTGCTGAGCCTTCTCAATTCCCAGTAAATCCAGGGTATGCACATCTTCTCCGGTCACCACAATTTCTTCCGGAAAGCTGTATTCCACTGTGGTGGTAACGGTTTTCAGCACGCGTCCCGCCGCCGCAATACATACTTCGTTCAAAGAAAGGCGGCTCTGCTCTTCCAGTTCTTTTTTTACAGCATTTATGGTACGCCCTACCCGGCCAATATCATGAATCTGGCCGTCCAGCATGGAACGTGTGGCATGTTCCTTTACATACTGGGCAACTACATAAAAATCATCGTCTTCTTTATAGCCTACGGTACCTACCACATTTCTGGTTCCGATATCCAGTCCAAATACCAGTGGAACTCCGTCTAACTGCTGCTCCATCTTATTTAACTCTCCTTTTTCCTTAATGGCCTG is from Lachnospiraceae bacterium JLR.KK002 and encodes:
- a CDS encoding ACT domain-containing protein; this encodes MEKKTDRTIITVVGKDTVGIIAGVCTYLAEHDINILDISQTIVQGFFNMMMIVDMSNATNSFDQCAGELEQVGENIGVSIKCQREEIFNKMHRI
- a CDS encoding MBL fold metallo-hydrolase, translated to MKLCSIASGSSGNCIFAGTDTTSLLIDTGISGKRVEQGLNEIGHTAKDADGILITHEHSDHISGLGVIARRYGIPIYTTRGTWEAILKCKTTGQIPEELFREIEPDREFTLGDIRINPVSISHDAAMPTAFILRHGSKSMAVMTDLGRYDDYIIERLQHLDVLLLEANHDVHMLQVGTYPYYLKQRILGDRGHLSNELSGRLLSEVLHDNFKAVILGHLSKENNYEKLAYETVRLEIDLADNPYHAGDFPIYVARRDMVSDIIEF
- a CDS encoding PFL family protein, translated to MINIWEVKETNKMIEQENLDVRTITLGISLLDCMDSDLEKLNENIYKKITATAAGLVETGEEIQRNYCIPIVNKRISVTPIALVGQTACRTPEDFVSIARTLDRAAKTVGVNFIGGYSALVSKGMTKGDENLIRSIPMALGETERVCSSVNVGSTKTGINMDAVKLMGEIVLQTAEYTKENDSLGCAKLVIFCNAPDDNPFMAGAFHGVTEADAIINVGVSGPGVVKKALEQVRNENFEVLCETIKKTAFKITRVGQLVAQEASRRMGIPFGIIDLSLAPTPAIGDSVAEILEEIGLEYAGAPGTTAALALLNDQVKKGGIMASSYVGGLSGAFIPVSEDQGMIDAVEAGALTLEKLEAMTCVCSVGLDMIAIPGDVPASVISGVIADEMAIGMINQKTTAVRLIPVIGKNVGDTVEFGGLLGHAPVMPVNKFGCEAFISRGGRIPAPVHSFKN
- the coaE gene encoding dephospho-CoA kinase (Dephospho-CoA kinase (CoaE) performs the final step in coenzyme A biosynthesis.): MQVIGITGGVGAGKSAILEYLEQNYRVKNLIADKIARMMMEPGSECYRKLLKFLPVEVYNEDESINRSALAAAIFTSEDLRKRVNDVMHPVVKEYILNQIEEQKRMGLLDFVIIEAALLIEDNYDEICDELWYVRTSEEVRKKRLMRSRGYTEEQVEQMFVSQLSDEEYRKNCQVIIENNGTREETFYQVAQAIKEKGELNKMEQQLDGVPLVFGLDIGTRNVVGTVGYKEDDDFYVVAQYVKEHATRSMLDGQIHDIGRVGRTINAVKKELEEQSRLSLNEVCIAAAGRVLKTVTTTVEYSFPEEIVVTGEDVHTLDLLGIEKAQQILNENNDTNFKFYCVGYSVVKYYLNGDIFSNLEGHKAEVISADIIVTFLPEDVVDGLYSAVGLAGLKVASLTLEPIAAINVAIPETFRMLNIALVDVGAGTSDISVTRDGSIIAYGMIPCAGDEITELLVQHYLVDFKTAEHIKLSSTTEKEIEYQDIMMIKHTVTAEEVWDLIQPLVYNLTEDIASKIKELNGGETVSATFVVGGGGKVHGFVEHLAEELELPLERVALRGEEVLQEIHFEQPEIKKDPLLVTPIGICISYYDQKNNFVFVRFNGERIKLYDNNKLTIVDAALRAGFPNEQLFPRRGKEINFYVNGKKRIVRGEPGESAVVRVNGRVTSINATLEPNSDIVIEPSTMGEAAVCRLEELEEYGRVVITFEVNGRMITCPRFAEVNGSLEPPYYEIQENDWVEMRNFYTVAQIMEFMDVEIDMDSEILVNNKPADLDTLVYENFSVEWDVISYRTPPSEIENVYKRSEPLVMEEGVLSEPEVPEPVIAEDSQSEPEKAETAEAKARPESVKSEASKAESRPESVKSETPKAEPQPEPVKSEAPKAEPQPEPVKSEAPKAEPQPEPVKAEAPEAESRPEPVKQEESAIQTEPVKPEDSEFQPEERELTQEELEEKFLQSQQTVESDIRPTIIKKPEVKTVKAKPETVSLQVIVNNAAVTLTGKSSYVFVDVFDAISFDLNAGNGRAIVTRLNNAMPSYTAPLQYGDVIEIYWED